The sequence AATCGACAGGATTCAAAAAGATGCTATAAATTGAATATATAGAGATCATGGCTGGTTCCCTGGATAAGAGCAAATCCAATACTAATGTAGTCCGATCCTACTTCCAACACAGCTGTTCCCTGAATAATAAGGATAGCCAAAACCACTGTAGTCCGATTTTACTTCCATCACAGCGGCCTCCCGAAATCCAGCGGGTTCGATAAATCACTATAAACCCTATCTATCTTCCTAATCCTTCCCACCCATATTCCCACTAATACCATCCACATCACTATAAAAATCATTGTCACTATCCACCCTGCATTAAAAAACACCACCACACTCCCCATCATAAACCCTCTCGCCATCACCGCCACTACCGCATACAACTTCATCTTCTCCAAATGCATTCTCAAGGCTTCGCGTAAATTCGGCCCAATCACCCCCTGCTTTGCAAATAAATATCCCACCACATTACCTGCTATCACTCCTAACATCGCCACCACCAATAATACATTGGCATATACCGGCTTGCGATCCCCATCAAAAAAATCATAATACACGATCAAAAACAACACAAAACCCACCAGCTCTATCACCATCTGTTTCCGTATCTGCTTCAATACCGGATGCTGGCGTTCACGCAATAACCCTGCATGTACTGTTGAAGTTATACTTTTCTCATTCCACGCAGCAAAAAGATCTTCCATAACTCATGTTTTAATTAGTTGATAAATCCTCGTCTCAATTCTCTTTTAAGATCAGGGCAATTCCCTTCACTCATTTTTAAAATAGTTACTAAATCCTCGTTTCAATTCTCAATAATCATCAGGGGTAATCCCCTCCCCTTCACTCAATTTTTAATAGTTGCTAATTCCTCCTCTCAATTCTCTTTAATCAGCAGGAGCCATCCCTTCACTCACTTTTTAAATAGTAACTGCACCTTCGCTTTAATCCTATTCAATTTCACGCCCACACTATTCTCCGTCACTCCAATAATCTCCCCCATTTCCTTATAACTCAACCCCTCCAAATACAAAGTAATGATTGCCTTCTCATCATCCTTCAATTTCCGCAACACCTCAAACAACTCCGCCCCCCGCTCATCCAATACTTCCGCCCTATCCGGCAATACATCCGAATACACAATCTTCGGCACCCGCTTTCGATAGGTTGCGATCGCCGTACTAAGCGCTACCTTATACATCCATGTACTGAATGCCGCCGTACCACCATATGTCCCTATCGACTTCCACAACTGAAATACGATCTCCTGGAACAAATCCTCCCTGTCCTCCTTCGAATTACGGTACAACCTGCATATCTTATGAATGATTCCCTGATGCTGCCCGATCAGTTGTAAAAATTGCGTTTCATCCATAACTTTTTATATTTGCCATTTCTCTGTTAGTTGCAAAACCTTTCCAAAACTTACAAAGAATCAAAAAAAAATTTCAAGTAACCTGATAATATGAAACAACGACCATATACCATCTGTTTGATGATGAGTACCCTGGACGGTAAGATCCTTGGCGACAAATGGGGCGACAGCCCTCAAATTAAAAAACTGGGCGGCAAATTTGAAGAAGTACACAACCTAATTGGCAGTTATTCATGGATCGTAGGCCGTACTACCATGGAAAAGGACTTTACCCAATTTGCAAAGCCCATCTATAAACCCGGTACCCACTCCATTTCCCGCACGGACGTCAACGCTAATCCGGATGCCACCACCTATGCGATCGCCATCGATGCGCAGGCGAAATTAGGATGGGAAAAATCAGAGATGCATGGCGATCATGTTGTCACCGTACTTACCGAAAGCGTACCCGATGCTTACCTGGCACATCTGCAGGATATCGGGGTATCTTACATCTTTGGAGGCGCTACAGAGATCGATCTGAACATAGTGCTCGAAAAACTATATACCCTCTTCAGGATCGACATCCTCATGGTTGAAGGCGGTGGCCACCTCAATGGCAGCTTCCTGAATGAAGGACTCATTGATGAATACCATCACCTGCTACTGCCAATTGTAGATGGAAATCACGACAATCCGGCGATGTTTGAAATAGATCCAAAAGCAAAACGGTTTGATGCAGCACTGTTTAAACTGGAAGATGTGAAACGGATTGAAGATGATGTGCTCTGGCTAAAATATAAGTCATAAAACGCTAAAGCCTTATAATCCTTACTGTAAGACTTTTAGATACCAATACTGTTCCAACATACAAAACCCCTGATATTATTGTAACCTTGCAGCAGCTACCTGCAATACAGAAAATCTATACCCCAATAAAAAAAACAAAACCCGCCTCCCGAATAAATGAGGCAGCTACTATTTATTCATCTGCGAGAGAGAGCAACTGGCAGCGCAAAATACCTGTAAGACAAATTACTTCAAAAGCTGACAATTTACTCATAGCGGGGTTTAAAATAAAACAATAAGGGTTAACTAAAACGCGTCTCCGGATAAGTTTTTCGTCAACCTTCTATACAAAAAAACCGCTTTTCTTCAAACAGAAGAAAAGCGGGGTTTAATGATTACATCAATCATTTACATCACGGGTGTGTATAGATCGTATACACCAGTGTGCCGGATGGAGGTAAGCCATAACCACCACCAGTCCAGCCATAAGCTACCACGGTTCCGTTAGTAGGATCCAGATCTGCATCGCTTACTACCAGTGCATTTGCCAGGGTGCTCCATGCTACGAACGTACCGTCTGGTGTGTACCATGCATAGTTCACGATCTTAGCAGCTGACTTTGTAGCAGGTTGTTTTACTTCCTTAATGGGAGTAAAAGAGCAGAACAATAAAACCAGCGTGAACAGAGAAAGGGACAAGAGGGTTTTCATGTTTCTCATGTGGGTTGTCTTTAATGATTAACAAATAGAGGGTTATTTCATTTTAAAGATACAAAAGATGTAAATTAAAAAACATTAAAATCAGCTTGAGTTTTTCGCGCTTCTGTAATAAAACAGAAGCGCGAAAACAATTACTTACAACTAATCACCGACTGCTGTTGCGCAGGTACAGATGATCCCATTGCCTTTGACAACTTAAACAAATTACTGCTTGGAGAATCTACCGGCAATCCATTGGCTTCACGGATCAACTGGAAGATATGATCCGGTCTTACTACCACATAATCGGAATTCAGTGCTGTCGCCGCATTCTTAAAGCTGGTAGGCGTTACTCCCTGCCATGGCTGCGCCTGTATTATGATAAATCTTGGCGATGTACCATTCCAGCCAGCAGCTGCAGAAGCAATATTATCTTTGATGGTCTGCTCTGTTGTACAATAGTTACAATTCAGTGCCATTCCCGGTAGGGTATTGTTATAAATAGTTAAACCACCATTGGTATTCTGCGCAGTCATTCCCAGCAGTGAAGGCGCATACGTTGCATAGGTCTGACCTACATTCTGATTGATACCACCGGTGATGGTATTCCATATTGTTACCACTCTAAATCCTGCACGTTGATTATAATCTTCTGTCTTCGCCACAAACTGGTTTAGCTTCGCCTGATCCCAGCTGTTAGGATAGGTATAGCCATAGCCGGAAGGACCACTGATCAGGTTATCATTATCTGTTGATGACTGCCAGTAATAGTTCAATGCACCCGGCATCGCATCCAGCATAGCTGGTGATAATGTCCATCCCATCGGCACCTGTCCGCGTCCCGGATCATTCCACAGTTTACGCATCAGGTGTTCTACATATTGCAGGTTATCGCCATCACTCAATATAAATGCTACATAGATTTTATTCTGCAAAGCAGGTTTCTGTGGCATTGCTTTCAGGTTCACCGTTCTTGGCATACCGCTATGTACTGTGAGGTTGGAAGACCAGTCACTCGCAATAGTGGTGATACCATAAGTCGATGTCCTTTGCACACCCGATCCTTCGTTCTGCCACCAACCCATGAAGTTAGCACCTGCAGGCATTGAAGCGAGGAAACTATTCAGCAATGTACTTTCATCTGCAACGTCAGGATCCAGCCAGATGGTCGCAGCACCAATAGCCGTGGCATATTCACGCAATGCGGCTTTGTGTGTTGAAGGATCTAAACCGATCAATAAACGCTTGTCTGCATTCGGCCAGTAAGTATTATACATCGCCTGGTACACCGCCATTTTGCTGCTATACACACCACGCAGATCTGTTAAGATCGGCAGGTTGTAAGGCGCTGCCTGCAATTTGGACAGCAATGTTGGTGAACAGATCAACGCGTTCTGGTTCTTTGCCAGCATGGTGGCCAGGTTCACGGTATGGATCTGAGATGGATCATACACGATCAAACCACCGATTTCGTTACGGTACTTGGTGATCAGGCTATACTTATCCGATACTTCGTTATAGCCCAATCCGAGAGAATTCAACCAGGTATACTGACCTTCGGCAAATGCATCTCCTTCGTAAGAGAAGATACGTGGTTGTGTCTTGTTGACAATACCTTTCAGTGAAGCAAATAAATACATTTCTGCAGAAAAATTATTCTGCTGTACAGCTACATAATCCACTTTCGTATAAGCCGAACCCCGCCAATATACTCGCAGTTCTATCGAATGGTTGTCTGCCGGCATGGTAAACGGCAAGGTGAAAGTGACATAATCACCCGCAATGGTAAACATAGTACGGGTAATGGTTTGCGACGCCAGGGTAGCACCCGTTGTTGCGTCTCGCACATCAATATCCACGACAGGGTCATTGTTGGCGGTGTTGTTGTCCGTCTTCATACGGAACTCCGCTACATTCGCACCTTCGGGAATGGTGTTGTCATAAGGACCATAGATCATATGGTCGTTGGCTGCGTCGATACCCACCTGGCAAAGCCAGCCATCGGTTTCTAAACGGCCTGTTTTATGACTTAGTGAAGAACCTTCTGCTTCCCATTTCGTGGAAGTTTCGCGAAGGATAATCAGGTCCTGCGTTTGTGCCGTAGCAGGAAATGATGGCAATAACTGACCCTGAGGCCAGGTGGTTTGGGCCATTGAGGGCATGGCGCAAAACGGCATCAGTAGCAACGACATGGCTACTGCGATCTTTACAGACGGGTTACCGGGTTTGATCATAGGTGAACTATTAAATATGAATGTAACGTGTCCCTTCCAGGTGAAGGGTCTTTAATGGACGCTAAGTACTCTCTGAGTCATTTTCAACGTGAACGGATTAAAAGTACGTATTAAAAGTGAATTGCAAAATATGATTGAGGATGGTTGGACGCTAAAAGGATTTAATAGACTGAAAATCAAAGGAATTGTAATTTCAAATCATAACAATGAAATAACAGGAAAACGCTTTTATCTTCGGCAAAAGCGTTTTTCTGTTATGCGGTAAATGGCCTGCGGCCAGCACCAATTTAATATTTAATTAAAGGATTGTCTGAATGCTAACGGCGATAAATTCGTCTTTGCCTTAAATAATTTACTAAAACTCTGCGGATACTCAAACCCAAGCTGGTAAGCAATCTCACTGACTGACAATGTGGTCGTGGACAACTGTACCTTCGCCTCCTCAATCAGTTTTTCATGTATATGCTGCTGCGTACTTAACCCAGTTAATGCCTTCAGTAACCCACTCAGATAATCTGCGGAAACATGTAGTTGTGTTGCTACATAACTCACTGTTGGCAAACCACGTTGTTCTTTAAAATATACTTCCAGCAAATTATCCAATTGCGTTAATAACTGATGACTACTTCTTCTCCTCGTCAAAAACTGTCGCTGATAAAAACGCTCTGAATAATTCAGCAATGCTTCCAACATTGAGATAGTTATAGTATGACTAAAGGTATCTATGTTCGCAATGATCTCCTGCTCTATATTATTCACTATATGCACCAGCGTATTTTCTTCTTTATCGGATAAAAACAACGCTTCATTTACCCCATAATCAAAAAAAGCATACTGTCGCATCTTCTTTGCTAACGGCGTATTCCATAGAAAATCAGGATGCACCATCAGCATCCATCCATTTGCGTCCTTCATTGCCATCATTTCCCTCATCGTCTGTTCGTCCATCTCCATTCCAAACACCTGTCCCGGCGCCATAAACGACAACACACCTGCATCAAAATCATAATCCTGCTGACCATATTTTATCTTTACTCCTTTTGCAAAGCCCTGCTTCAGGGCAATGAGATAGAAGTCCGGCACCAATGTCTTCGGCTCGAATACAGGCAACTCTTTGATCGTATTGAATTGCACCACACTGATCAATGGGTGACCTGTCATGGGCAGGCCCCTTAACTGATGAAATTCGCTGATGGATTTTACTCTATATGGTTGCATATCCAAATTTAGTAAGCTGCTGCAAATAAAGGTGCAAAATCCTTCAGTTTCCGTTTCCCCAGTACAGGCCGTTGCTGAAAATATTTTTCCTGAATCTCGCCACTGTGCTGCGCTTGCTGCATGGCTACCAACATAGCTGCCAGGTCTTTGGGCATACCCATCATTTCCATACCTTGTTGTACCTGTTCGGCTGGCAATGCCGGCCATTGCAGATCGGGTTTGCCGATGGCTGTGCCTAATATATGTGCCGCTTCATTACAGGTAAGTTCATCACTGGCTACGTAGCGGATCTTTATTCCCTGTGAAGGTGTTTCCAGTTCTTCCACCACTACATCTGCAATATCTTCCGGTGCTACAAAGGCTATCATATCATCTCCCCCATAGTTGGACATAATCATGCCATAGGTTTTAATCATGCCAATGAACCCATAAAAATTAGAATAAAACGATCCCGGTCTTAAATGGGTCACGCTTACATCTTTTAAATCATTGAAAAAACCTTCTGCACTATGGTCTTTGATCACTTCAGC is a genomic window of Chitinophaga sp. LS1 containing:
- a CDS encoding GxGYxYP domain-containing protein codes for the protein MIKPGNPSVKIAVAMSLLLMPFCAMPSMAQTTWPQGQLLPSFPATAQTQDLIILRETSTKWEAEGSSLSHKTGRLETDGWLCQVGIDAANDHMIYGPYDNTIPEGANVAEFRMKTDNNTANNDPVVDIDVRDATTGATLASQTITRTMFTIAGDYVTFTLPFTMPADNHSIELRVYWRGSAYTKVDYVAVQQNNFSAEMYLFASLKGIVNKTQPRIFSYEGDAFAEGQYTWLNSLGLGYNEVSDKYSLITKYRNEIGGLIVYDPSQIHTVNLATMLAKNQNALICSPTLLSKLQAAPYNLPILTDLRGVYSSKMAVYQAMYNTYWPNADKRLLIGLDPSTHKAALREYATAIGAATIWLDPDVADESTLLNSFLASMPAGANFMGWWQNEGSGVQRTSTYGITTIASDWSSNLTVHSGMPRTVNLKAMPQKPALQNKIYVAFILSDGDNLQYVEHLMRKLWNDPGRGQVPMGWTLSPAMLDAMPGALNYYWQSSTDNDNLISGPSGYGYTYPNSWDQAKLNQFVAKTEDYNQRAGFRVVTIWNTITGGINQNVGQTYATYAPSLLGMTAQNTNGGLTIYNNTLPGMALNCNYCTTEQTIKDNIASAAAGWNGTSPRFIIIQAQPWQGVTPTSFKNAATALNSDYVVVRPDHIFQLIREANGLPVDSPSSNLFKLSKAMGSSVPAQQQSVISCK
- a CDS encoding helix-turn-helix transcriptional regulator encodes the protein MQPYRVKSISEFHQLRGLPMTGHPLISVVQFNTIKELPVFEPKTLVPDFYLIALKQGFAKGVKIKYGQQDYDFDAGVLSFMAPGQVFGMEMDEQTMREMMAMKDANGWMLMVHPDFLWNTPLAKKMRQYAFFDYGVNEALFLSDKEENTLVHIVNNIEQEIIANIDTFSHTITISMLEALLNYSERFYQRQFLTRRRSSHQLLTQLDNLLEVYFKEQRGLPTVSYVATQLHVSADYLSGLLKALTGLSTQQHIHEKLIEEAKVQLSTTTLSVSEIAYQLGFEYPQSFSKLFKAKTNLSPLAFRQSFN
- a CDS encoding sigma-70 family RNA polymerase sigma factor; amino-acid sequence: MDETQFLQLIGQHQGIIHKICRLYRNSKEDREDLFQEIVFQLWKSIGTYGGTAAFSTWMYKVALSTAIATYRKRVPKIVYSDVLPDRAEVLDERGAELFEVLRKLKDDEKAIITLYLEGLSYKEMGEIIGVTENSVGVKLNRIKAKVQLLFKK
- a CDS encoding RibD family protein, with protein sequence MKQRPYTICLMMSTLDGKILGDKWGDSPQIKKLGGKFEEVHNLIGSYSWIVGRTTMEKDFTQFAKPIYKPGTHSISRTDVNANPDATTYAIAIDAQAKLGWEKSEMHGDHVVTVLTESVPDAYLAHLQDIGVSYIFGGATEIDLNIVLEKLYTLFRIDILMVEGGGHLNGSFLNEGLIDEYHHLLLPIVDGNHDNPAMFEIDPKAKRFDAALFKLEDVKRIEDDVLWLKYKS
- a CDS encoding NAD(P)H-binding protein codes for the protein MKIIVTGSLGNISKPLAILLIEKGHDVTVISSDAAKAETIIALGAKPAIGSLEDTIFIQETFKGADAVYCMIPFNMAEQDQLGYFTRIANNYVQAIQANNIKRVINLSGWAAEVIKDHSAEGFFNDLKDVSVTHLRPGSFYSNFYGFIGMIKTYGMIMSNYGGDDMIAFVAPEDIADVVVEELETPSQGIKIRYVASDELTCNEAAHILGTAIGKPDLQWPALPAEQVQQGMEMMGMPKDLAAMLVAMQQAQHSGEIQEKYFQQRPVLGKRKLKDFAPLFAAAY